In a single window of the Canis lupus familiaris isolate Mischka breed German Shepherd chromosome 2, alternate assembly UU_Cfam_GSD_1.0, whole genome shotgun sequence genome:
- the C2H1orf167 gene encoding uncharacterized protein C1orf167 homolog isoform X38: protein MNSSLQQQSNLPPPARPQGRARDPAVQQSNLSARGAGLAGGRRCSPRPPPELQESVGPRGAAQGSPRPPGSLACPSSTLRSPRLLATDTPCPDVPPAAGSAPFNGCAQPDSGPWGGLRSGPSRLMGEPLTLEDLTVPVHGRAQAPSHTAVHQLLASVRHLERAVARLGCRPSQEAPGPAQRAPWSSSGQALAAPPQPGRPGLAPCGGRKEHPGRLGGSADCPETRGSQAGPAGSQASRRPASSLEATLGTLAGDCLAPKDSVPPATPQRQEESSPGPPRGSWQRGDPQLPPGAGSREARRCSWARSSAARGVPPGRGGGEVAPQEQSSREEERTASWPPDAAPAGSSLQEKARNIAGLESETAGRPWLSPCFRAWWRWVQRRRAAAALVARGRRQLLHRGLWALRGALRLREAQLEAAWGRHTWALLAQSFRKWRNRTLQQKQGQPPVRAGPGPPRPGPGGGQDPSGRGPEVDPARSSSPARGGIGFSPGNFPRGPGSQREEAAAWPGPDGGDGGAQMLQALGHLAVFLLWCHQKKWDRQDRGAQRENPRVPPRTQGMGRPPEAWRSHAVDAPRTASPDTQPRRAWLGRCFGAWHRFTQRGAGFRERLAHRRAHTLRLCLQQWLRMRRLRASDGAKVTQLSLCRQKAGSATLCGAAPGVAPARGLGVVAQVQAPAQEQGRGSLQEACRRLALQRALLLWRMRLSQRQRPETQLGLPCDLNDVLGSHVFRCLPFGELTSRRPVSPSLHPSRGRAPTWLPPESGVLGPGAQLHLPSGAWLRSASISDRALRQLQHILSGGHLTARGLSASAPELLGSLPGGEPWLGSRPLRSSPQQVFRAPAPLEMLGLSFRWASGQRRKGRCLRLWQVRARQSRGAARWCLRALQRRVLLGWSRWASAQGAQRELAVGWARGRCGRAALCWWRQRLAQRLEVEQRVRARGRALARGALQRWRTCWQRQQFLHGKYQRWVQVHRQSLRRSMFQRWRRAAARRRRPGAPPEQLLLHSHSPAWCAVMRDTGALPTTGAFRGGPGEARGAAWAVWQGARAAEAWARERRVARASVGRWRKRVQERWADRQLWRAQAQQAFAAWRTALGQRCRVRQLAEERATLCQAPHTRESRLHRGSRAQAARKLSASSATPL from the exons ATGAACTCGAGCCTGCAGCAGCAGAGCAACCTGCCGCCCCCCGCCAGGCCCCAGGGGAGAGCCCGAGACCCTGCCGTCCAGCAGAGCAACCTGAGCGCCAGGGGCGCCGGCCTGGCTGGGGGAAGGCgctgcagcccccgccccccgccagagCTTCAGGAGAGCGTCGGGCCCCGGGGGGCAGCTCAGGGGAGCCCTCGGCCTCCAGGCTCGCTGGCCTGCCCGTCCTCCACCCTGAGGTCACCCCGGCTGCTGGCCACGGACACCCCCTGCCCAGATGTCCCGCCTGCGGCAGGCTCGGCCCCTTTCAATGGGTGCGCACAGCCGGACTCCGGGCCCTGGGGTGGCCTGCGGAGTGGGCCCTCTCGGCTCATGGGGGAGCCGCTCACCCTGGAGGACCTGACCGTCCCTGTCCACGGCCGGGCTCAGGCCCCGTCCCACACCGCCGTGCACCAGCTGCTGGCCTCCGTGCGACACCTGGAGCGAGCGGTAGCTCGTCTCGGGTGCCGACCATCCCAGGAAGCCCCGGGCCCTGCTCAGCGGGCCCCCTGGAGCAGCTCGGGCCAGGCTCTCGCCGCCCCCCCACAGCCCGGCCGACCTGGTCTTGCTCCCTGCGGTGGGAGGAAGGAGCACCCGGGCCGCCTCGGGGGAAGCGCAGATTGCCCAGAGACTCGAGGGAGCCAGGCTGGCCCCGCAGGCTCTCAGGCAAGCAGGCGGCCTGCGTCGTCGCTGGAGGCCACGCTGGGGACCCTGGCTGGGGATTGCCTTGCCCCTAAGGACAGCGTCCCTCCGGCCACCCCCCAGAGGCAAGAAGAGAGCTCCCCGGGGCCTCCACGTGGCAGCTGGCAGAGGGGAGACCCCCAGCTCCCTCCAGGGGCGGGCAGCAGGGAGGCCAGACGCTGCTCGTGGGCCCGGTCCAGTGCTGCCCGGGGCGTCCCACctgggcggggaggcggggaggtgGCCCCTCAAgagcagagcagcagggaggaggagaggacgGCTTCCTGGCCCCCAGATGCAGCCCCAGCAGGGAGCAGCCTACAG GAAAAAGCCCGAAACATCGCGGGCCTGGAGTCCGAGACAGCCGG CCGGCCGTGGCTGTCCCCATGTTTCAGAGCCTGGTGGCGCTGGGTGCAGAGGCGGCGGGCAGCGGCTGCCTTGGTGGCCAGGGGCCGGCGGCAGCTGTTGCACAGAGGCCTGTGGGCGCTTCGGGGGGCCCTGCGGCTCCGGGAAGCCCAGCTGGAGGCGGCGTGGGGGCGACACACTTGGGCCCTGCTGGCCCAGAGCTTCCGAAAG tGGAGAAACCGGACTCTGCAGCAGAAGCAGGGGCAGCCCCCAGTCCGGGCTGGGCCGGGACCCccacgccctgggccaggagGAGGCCAAGACCCCTCAGGAAGGGGGCCCGAGGTGGACCCCGCCAGGAGCAGCAG CCCGGCCCGCGGCGGCATCGGTTTCTCTCCGGGCAACTTCCCTCGCGGTCCAGGGAGTCAGAGGGAGGAGGCGGCAGCCTGGCCGGGACCAGATGGAGGCGATGGGGGAGCGCAGATGCTGCAGGCCTTAGGACACCTGGCCG TCTTCCTCCTGTGGTGCCACCAGAAGAAATGGGACAGGCAGGACAGGGGGGCCCAGAGAGAGAACCCCCGGGTCCCACCGAGGACGCAGGGGATGGGGAGACCCCCCGAAGCCTGGCGCTCTCATGCTGTAGACGCACCCAGGACGGCCTCGCCGGACACTCAGCCACGGAGAGCCTGGCTCGGCAG GTGCTTTGGGGCCTGGCACCGGTTCACGCAACGAGGGGCCGGGTTCCGGGAGCGGCTGGCCCACCGCCGGGCACACACCCTCAGGCTGTGTCTGCAGCAGTGGCTACGGATGAGGCGGCTCCGGGCCTCCGATGGAGCCAAGGTGACCCAGCTGTCCCTCTGCCGGCAGAAGGCAG GGAGCGCGACTCTCTGTGGTGCAGCCCCTGGGGTGGCCCCAGCCCGTGGCCTGGGAGTGGTGGCTCAGGTCCAGGCGCCGGCCCAGGAGCAGGGccggggctccctgcaggaagcctgccggAGACTGGCCCTCCAGCGGGCGCTGCTGCTCTGGAGGATGCGGCTGTCCCAGCGCCAGAGGCCTGA GACACAGCTGGGGCTGCCCTGCGACCTCAACGACGTACTTGGGTCCCACGTCTTCCGCTGTTTGCCGTTTGGGGAACTGACCTCCCGCaggcctgtttccccatctttACACCCGAGCAGAGGCAGAGCACCGACGTGGCTTCCCCCTGAGTCTGGGGTCCTCGGGCCTGGGGCCCAGCTCCACCTCCCCTCGGGAGCCTGGCTCCGATCGGCCAG cATCTCCGACCGGGCCTTGCGGCAGCTTCAACACATCCTGAGCGGGGGGCACCTGACGGCGCGGGGTCTGAGCGCCTCGGCCCCGGAGCTCCTGGGCAGCCTCCCGGGAGGGGAGCCCTGGCTGGGCAGCCGCCCACTTCGAAGCTCGCCGCAGCAg GTCTTCAGGGCGCCCGCCCCCTTGGAGATGCTCGGGCTGAGCTTTCGGTGGGCATCTGGGCAGCGGCGGAAGGGGCGGTGCCTTCGGCTCTGGCAGGTGCGGGCCCGGCAGTCCCGGGGTGCGGCCAGGTGGTGCCTGCGCGCTCTCCAGAGGCG CGTCCTGCTCGGCTGGAGCCGCTGGGCCTCAGCCCAAGGGGCCCAGAGAGAGCTGGCCGTCGGCTGGGCCCGGGGCCGGTGCGGCCGGGCTGCGCTGTGCTGGTGGCGGCAGCGGCTGGCGCAGCGGCTGGAGGTGGAGCAGCGGGTCCGGGCTCGGGGTCGCGCGCTGGCTCGAGGCGCCCTGCAGCGCTGGCGCACCTGCTGGCAGA GGCAGCAGTTCCTGCATGGAAAGTACCAGAGGTGGGTGCAGGTCCACCGCCAGAGCTTGAGGAGGTCGATGTTCCAGCGCTGGCGGCGGGCAGCAGCTCGTCGGAGACGCCCAGGGGCCCCGCCGGAGCAGCTTCTACTGCACAG CCACTCCCCGGCCTGGTGTgcagtcatgagagacacaggggcaCTCCCAACCACAGGAGCCTTTCGGGGTGGCCCGGGAGAGGCCCGCGGGGCGGCGTGGGCCGTGTGGCAGGGTGCCCGAGCAGCCGAAGCCTGGGCACGGGAGCGGCGTGTGGCCCGGGCCTCCGTGGGCCGCTGGAGGAAGCGCGTGCAGGAGCGCTGGGCAGACAGACAGCTCTGGAGGGCCCAGGCCCAGCAGGCCTTTGCGGCGTGGCGCACGGCTCTGGGCCAGCGCTGCAGGGTCCGCCAGCTGGCAGAAGAGAGAGccaccctgtgccaggcaccgcACACACGGGAGTCCCGCCTGCACCGGGGCAGCCGAGCCCAGGCCGCCCGGAAGCTGAGCGCCAG CAGTGCGACTCCTCTCTGA
- the C2H1orf167 gene encoding uncharacterized protein C1orf167 homolog isoform X35: protein MNSSLQQQSNLPPPARPQGRARDPAVQQSNLSARGAGLAGGRRCSPRPPPELQESVGPRGAAQGSPRPPGSLACPSSTLRSPRLLATDTPCPDVPPAAGSAPFNGCAQPDSGPWGGLRSGPSRLMGEPLTLEDLTVPVHGRAQAPSHTAVHQLLASVRHLERAVARLGCRPSQEAPGPAQRAPWSSSGQALAAPPQPGRPGLAPCGGRKEHPGRLGGSADCPETRGSQAGPAGSQASRRPASSLEATLGTLAGDCLAPKDSVPPATPQRQEESSPGPPRGSWQRGDPQLPPGAGSREARRCSWARSSAARGVPPGRGGGEVAPQEQSSREEERTASWPPDAAPAGSSLQEKARNIAGLESETAGRPWLSPCFRAWWRWVQRRRAAAALVARGRRQLLHRGLWALRGALRLREAQLEAAWGRHTWALLAQSFRKWRNRTLQQKQGQPPVRAGPGPPRPGPGGGQDPSGRGPEVDPARSSSPARGGIGFSPGNFPRGPGSQREEAAAWPGPDGGDGGAQMLQALGHLAVFLLWCHQKKWDRQDRGAQRENPRVPPRTQGMGRPPEAWRSHAVDAPRTASPDTQPRRAWLGRCFGAWHRFTQRGAGFRERLAHRRAHTLRLCLQQWLRMRRLRASDGAKVTQLSLCRQKAGSATLCGAAPGVAPARGLGVVAQVQAPAQEQGRGSLQEACRRLALQRALLLWRMRLSQRQRPETQLGLPCDLNDVLGSHVFRCLPFGELTSRRPVSPSLHPSRGRAPTWLPPESGVLGPGAQLHLPSGAWLRSASISDRALRQLQHILSGGHLTARGLSASAPELLGSLPGGEPWLGSRPLRSSPQQVFRAPAPLEMLGLSFRWASGQRRKGRCLRLWQVRARQSRGAARWCLRALQRRVLLGWSRWASAQGAQRELAVGWARGRCGRAALCWWRQRLAQRLEVEQRVRARGRALARGALQRWRTCWQRQQFLHGKYQRWVQVHRQSLRRSMFQRWRRAAARRRRPGAPPEQLLLHSHSPAWCAVMRDTGALPTTGAFRGGPGEARGAAWAVWQGARAAEAWARERRVARASVGRWRKRVQERWADRQLWRAQAQQAFAAWRTALGQRCRVRQLAEERATLCQAPHTRESRLHRGSRAQAARKLSARGLGAWAQAAVKGRIQRAAVTQFPQAGSRGLLWTHRALHLEPQAETQEALAGDPGVANEGCLPALPDTPAPRKQG, encoded by the exons ATGAACTCGAGCCTGCAGCAGCAGAGCAACCTGCCGCCCCCCGCCAGGCCCCAGGGGAGAGCCCGAGACCCTGCCGTCCAGCAGAGCAACCTGAGCGCCAGGGGCGCCGGCCTGGCTGGGGGAAGGCgctgcagcccccgccccccgccagagCTTCAGGAGAGCGTCGGGCCCCGGGGGGCAGCTCAGGGGAGCCCTCGGCCTCCAGGCTCGCTGGCCTGCCCGTCCTCCACCCTGAGGTCACCCCGGCTGCTGGCCACGGACACCCCCTGCCCAGATGTCCCGCCTGCGGCAGGCTCGGCCCCTTTCAATGGGTGCGCACAGCCGGACTCCGGGCCCTGGGGTGGCCTGCGGAGTGGGCCCTCTCGGCTCATGGGGGAGCCGCTCACCCTGGAGGACCTGACCGTCCCTGTCCACGGCCGGGCTCAGGCCCCGTCCCACACCGCCGTGCACCAGCTGCTGGCCTCCGTGCGACACCTGGAGCGAGCGGTAGCTCGTCTCGGGTGCCGACCATCCCAGGAAGCCCCGGGCCCTGCTCAGCGGGCCCCCTGGAGCAGCTCGGGCCAGGCTCTCGCCGCCCCCCCACAGCCCGGCCGACCTGGTCTTGCTCCCTGCGGTGGGAGGAAGGAGCACCCGGGCCGCCTCGGGGGAAGCGCAGATTGCCCAGAGACTCGAGGGAGCCAGGCTGGCCCCGCAGGCTCTCAGGCAAGCAGGCGGCCTGCGTCGTCGCTGGAGGCCACGCTGGGGACCCTGGCTGGGGATTGCCTTGCCCCTAAGGACAGCGTCCCTCCGGCCACCCCCCAGAGGCAAGAAGAGAGCTCCCCGGGGCCTCCACGTGGCAGCTGGCAGAGGGGAGACCCCCAGCTCCCTCCAGGGGCGGGCAGCAGGGAGGCCAGACGCTGCTCGTGGGCCCGGTCCAGTGCTGCCCGGGGCGTCCCACctgggcggggaggcggggaggtgGCCCCTCAAgagcagagcagcagggaggaggagaggacgGCTTCCTGGCCCCCAGATGCAGCCCCAGCAGGGAGCAGCCTACAG GAAAAAGCCCGAAACATCGCGGGCCTGGAGTCCGAGACAGCCGG CCGGCCGTGGCTGTCCCCATGTTTCAGAGCCTGGTGGCGCTGGGTGCAGAGGCGGCGGGCAGCGGCTGCCTTGGTGGCCAGGGGCCGGCGGCAGCTGTTGCACAGAGGCCTGTGGGCGCTTCGGGGGGCCCTGCGGCTCCGGGAAGCCCAGCTGGAGGCGGCGTGGGGGCGACACACTTGGGCCCTGCTGGCCCAGAGCTTCCGAAAG tGGAGAAACCGGACTCTGCAGCAGAAGCAGGGGCAGCCCCCAGTCCGGGCTGGGCCGGGACCCccacgccctgggccaggagGAGGCCAAGACCCCTCAGGAAGGGGGCCCGAGGTGGACCCCGCCAGGAGCAGCAG CCCGGCCCGCGGCGGCATCGGTTTCTCTCCGGGCAACTTCCCTCGCGGTCCAGGGAGTCAGAGGGAGGAGGCGGCAGCCTGGCCGGGACCAGATGGAGGCGATGGGGGAGCGCAGATGCTGCAGGCCTTAGGACACCTGGCCG TCTTCCTCCTGTGGTGCCACCAGAAGAAATGGGACAGGCAGGACAGGGGGGCCCAGAGAGAGAACCCCCGGGTCCCACCGAGGACGCAGGGGATGGGGAGACCCCCCGAAGCCTGGCGCTCTCATGCTGTAGACGCACCCAGGACGGCCTCGCCGGACACTCAGCCACGGAGAGCCTGGCTCGGCAG GTGCTTTGGGGCCTGGCACCGGTTCACGCAACGAGGGGCCGGGTTCCGGGAGCGGCTGGCCCACCGCCGGGCACACACCCTCAGGCTGTGTCTGCAGCAGTGGCTACGGATGAGGCGGCTCCGGGCCTCCGATGGAGCCAAGGTGACCCAGCTGTCCCTCTGCCGGCAGAAGGCAG GGAGCGCGACTCTCTGTGGTGCAGCCCCTGGGGTGGCCCCAGCCCGTGGCCTGGGAGTGGTGGCTCAGGTCCAGGCGCCGGCCCAGGAGCAGGGccggggctccctgcaggaagcctgccggAGACTGGCCCTCCAGCGGGCGCTGCTGCTCTGGAGGATGCGGCTGTCCCAGCGCCAGAGGCCTGA GACACAGCTGGGGCTGCCCTGCGACCTCAACGACGTACTTGGGTCCCACGTCTTCCGCTGTTTGCCGTTTGGGGAACTGACCTCCCGCaggcctgtttccccatctttACACCCGAGCAGAGGCAGAGCACCGACGTGGCTTCCCCCTGAGTCTGGGGTCCTCGGGCCTGGGGCCCAGCTCCACCTCCCCTCGGGAGCCTGGCTCCGATCGGCCAG cATCTCCGACCGGGCCTTGCGGCAGCTTCAACACATCCTGAGCGGGGGGCACCTGACGGCGCGGGGTCTGAGCGCCTCGGCCCCGGAGCTCCTGGGCAGCCTCCCGGGAGGGGAGCCCTGGCTGGGCAGCCGCCCACTTCGAAGCTCGCCGCAGCAg GTCTTCAGGGCGCCCGCCCCCTTGGAGATGCTCGGGCTGAGCTTTCGGTGGGCATCTGGGCAGCGGCGGAAGGGGCGGTGCCTTCGGCTCTGGCAGGTGCGGGCCCGGCAGTCCCGGGGTGCGGCCAGGTGGTGCCTGCGCGCTCTCCAGAGGCG CGTCCTGCTCGGCTGGAGCCGCTGGGCCTCAGCCCAAGGGGCCCAGAGAGAGCTGGCCGTCGGCTGGGCCCGGGGCCGGTGCGGCCGGGCTGCGCTGTGCTGGTGGCGGCAGCGGCTGGCGCAGCGGCTGGAGGTGGAGCAGCGGGTCCGGGCTCGGGGTCGCGCGCTGGCTCGAGGCGCCCTGCAGCGCTGGCGCACCTGCTGGCAGA GGCAGCAGTTCCTGCATGGAAAGTACCAGAGGTGGGTGCAGGTCCACCGCCAGAGCTTGAGGAGGTCGATGTTCCAGCGCTGGCGGCGGGCAGCAGCTCGTCGGAGACGCCCAGGGGCCCCGCCGGAGCAGCTTCTACTGCACAG CCACTCCCCGGCCTGGTGTgcagtcatgagagacacaggggcaCTCCCAACCACAGGAGCCTTTCGGGGTGGCCCGGGAGAGGCCCGCGGGGCGGCGTGGGCCGTGTGGCAGGGTGCCCGAGCAGCCGAAGCCTGGGCACGGGAGCGGCGTGTGGCCCGGGCCTCCGTGGGCCGCTGGAGGAAGCGCGTGCAGGAGCGCTGGGCAGACAGACAGCTCTGGAGGGCCCAGGCCCAGCAGGCCTTTGCGGCGTGGCGCACGGCTCTGGGCCAGCGCTGCAGGGTCCGCCAGCTGGCAGAAGAGAGAGccaccctgtgccaggcaccgcACACACGGGAGTCCCGCCTGCACCGGGGCAGCCGAGCCCAGGCCGCCCGGAAGCTGAGCGCCAG
- the C2H1orf167 gene encoding uncharacterized protein C1orf167 homolog isoform X37: MNSSLQQQSNLPPPARPQGRARDPAVQQSNLSARGAGLAGGRRCSPRPPPELQESVGPRGAAQGSPRPPGSLACPSSTLRSPRLLATDTPCPDVPPAAGSAPFNGCAQPDSGPWGGLRSGPSRLMGEPLTLEDLTVPVHGRAQAPSHTAVHQLLASVRHLERAVARLGCRPSQEAPGPAQRAPWSSSGQALAAPPQPGRPGLAPCGGRKEHPGRLGGSADCPETRGSQAGPAGSQASRRPASSLEATLGTLAGDCLAPKDSVPPATPQRQEESSPGPPRGSWQRGDPQLPPGAGSREARRCSWARSSAARGVPPGRGGGEVAPQEQSSREEERTASWPPDAAPAGSSLQEKARNIAGLESETAGRPWLSPCFRAWWRWVQRRRAAAALVARGRRQLLHRGLWALRGALRLREAQLEAAWGRHTWALLAQSFRKWRNRTLQQKQGQPPVRAGPGPPRPGPGGGQDPSGRGPEVDPARSSSPARGGIGFSPGNFPRGPGSQREEAAAWPGPDGGDGGAQMLQALGHLAVFLLWCHQKKWDRQDRGAQRENPRVPPRTQGMGRPPEAWRSHAVDAPRTASPDTQPRRAWLGRCFGAWHRFTQRGAGFRERLAHRRAHTLRLCLQQWLRMRRLRASDGAKVTQLSLCRQKAGSATLCGAAPGVAPARGLGVVAQVQAPAQEQGRGSLQEACRRLALQRALLLWRMRLSQRQRPETQLGLPCDLNDVLGSHVFRCLPFGELTSRRPVSPSLHPSRGRAPTWLPPESGVLGPGAQLHLPSGAWLRSASISDRALRQLQHILSGGHLTARGLSASAPELLGSLPGGEPWLGSRPLRSSPQQVFRAPAPLEMLGLSFRWASGQRRKGRCLRLWQVRARQSRGAARWCLRALQRRVLLGWSRWASAQGAQRELAVGWARGRCGRAALCWWRQRLAQRLEVEQRVRARGRALARGALQRWRTCWQRQQFLHGKYQRWVQVHRQSLRRSMFQRWRRAAARRRRPGAPPEQLLLHSHSPAWCAVMRDTGALPTTGAFRGGPGEARGAAWAVWQGARAAEAWARERRVARASVGRWRKRVQERWADRQLWRAQAQQAFAAWRTALGQRCRVRQLAEERATLCQAPHTRESRLHRGSRAQAARKLSASSPRLGPEASCGPTGPCTWSRRQRPRRPLRGTQG; encoded by the exons ATGAACTCGAGCCTGCAGCAGCAGAGCAACCTGCCGCCCCCCGCCAGGCCCCAGGGGAGAGCCCGAGACCCTGCCGTCCAGCAGAGCAACCTGAGCGCCAGGGGCGCCGGCCTGGCTGGGGGAAGGCgctgcagcccccgccccccgccagagCTTCAGGAGAGCGTCGGGCCCCGGGGGGCAGCTCAGGGGAGCCCTCGGCCTCCAGGCTCGCTGGCCTGCCCGTCCTCCACCCTGAGGTCACCCCGGCTGCTGGCCACGGACACCCCCTGCCCAGATGTCCCGCCTGCGGCAGGCTCGGCCCCTTTCAATGGGTGCGCACAGCCGGACTCCGGGCCCTGGGGTGGCCTGCGGAGTGGGCCCTCTCGGCTCATGGGGGAGCCGCTCACCCTGGAGGACCTGACCGTCCCTGTCCACGGCCGGGCTCAGGCCCCGTCCCACACCGCCGTGCACCAGCTGCTGGCCTCCGTGCGACACCTGGAGCGAGCGGTAGCTCGTCTCGGGTGCCGACCATCCCAGGAAGCCCCGGGCCCTGCTCAGCGGGCCCCCTGGAGCAGCTCGGGCCAGGCTCTCGCCGCCCCCCCACAGCCCGGCCGACCTGGTCTTGCTCCCTGCGGTGGGAGGAAGGAGCACCCGGGCCGCCTCGGGGGAAGCGCAGATTGCCCAGAGACTCGAGGGAGCCAGGCTGGCCCCGCAGGCTCTCAGGCAAGCAGGCGGCCTGCGTCGTCGCTGGAGGCCACGCTGGGGACCCTGGCTGGGGATTGCCTTGCCCCTAAGGACAGCGTCCCTCCGGCCACCCCCCAGAGGCAAGAAGAGAGCTCCCCGGGGCCTCCACGTGGCAGCTGGCAGAGGGGAGACCCCCAGCTCCCTCCAGGGGCGGGCAGCAGGGAGGCCAGACGCTGCTCGTGGGCCCGGTCCAGTGCTGCCCGGGGCGTCCCACctgggcggggaggcggggaggtgGCCCCTCAAgagcagagcagcagggaggaggagaggacgGCTTCCTGGCCCCCAGATGCAGCCCCAGCAGGGAGCAGCCTACAG GAAAAAGCCCGAAACATCGCGGGCCTGGAGTCCGAGACAGCCGG CCGGCCGTGGCTGTCCCCATGTTTCAGAGCCTGGTGGCGCTGGGTGCAGAGGCGGCGGGCAGCGGCTGCCTTGGTGGCCAGGGGCCGGCGGCAGCTGTTGCACAGAGGCCTGTGGGCGCTTCGGGGGGCCCTGCGGCTCCGGGAAGCCCAGCTGGAGGCGGCGTGGGGGCGACACACTTGGGCCCTGCTGGCCCAGAGCTTCCGAAAG tGGAGAAACCGGACTCTGCAGCAGAAGCAGGGGCAGCCCCCAGTCCGGGCTGGGCCGGGACCCccacgccctgggccaggagGAGGCCAAGACCCCTCAGGAAGGGGGCCCGAGGTGGACCCCGCCAGGAGCAGCAG CCCGGCCCGCGGCGGCATCGGTTTCTCTCCGGGCAACTTCCCTCGCGGTCCAGGGAGTCAGAGGGAGGAGGCGGCAGCCTGGCCGGGACCAGATGGAGGCGATGGGGGAGCGCAGATGCTGCAGGCCTTAGGACACCTGGCCG TCTTCCTCCTGTGGTGCCACCAGAAGAAATGGGACAGGCAGGACAGGGGGGCCCAGAGAGAGAACCCCCGGGTCCCACCGAGGACGCAGGGGATGGGGAGACCCCCCGAAGCCTGGCGCTCTCATGCTGTAGACGCACCCAGGACGGCCTCGCCGGACACTCAGCCACGGAGAGCCTGGCTCGGCAG GTGCTTTGGGGCCTGGCACCGGTTCACGCAACGAGGGGCCGGGTTCCGGGAGCGGCTGGCCCACCGCCGGGCACACACCCTCAGGCTGTGTCTGCAGCAGTGGCTACGGATGAGGCGGCTCCGGGCCTCCGATGGAGCCAAGGTGACCCAGCTGTCCCTCTGCCGGCAGAAGGCAG GGAGCGCGACTCTCTGTGGTGCAGCCCCTGGGGTGGCCCCAGCCCGTGGCCTGGGAGTGGTGGCTCAGGTCCAGGCGCCGGCCCAGGAGCAGGGccggggctccctgcaggaagcctgccggAGACTGGCCCTCCAGCGGGCGCTGCTGCTCTGGAGGATGCGGCTGTCCCAGCGCCAGAGGCCTGA GACACAGCTGGGGCTGCCCTGCGACCTCAACGACGTACTTGGGTCCCACGTCTTCCGCTGTTTGCCGTTTGGGGAACTGACCTCCCGCaggcctgtttccccatctttACACCCGAGCAGAGGCAGAGCACCGACGTGGCTTCCCCCTGAGTCTGGGGTCCTCGGGCCTGGGGCCCAGCTCCACCTCCCCTCGGGAGCCTGGCTCCGATCGGCCAG cATCTCCGACCGGGCCTTGCGGCAGCTTCAACACATCCTGAGCGGGGGGCACCTGACGGCGCGGGGTCTGAGCGCCTCGGCCCCGGAGCTCCTGGGCAGCCTCCCGGGAGGGGAGCCCTGGCTGGGCAGCCGCCCACTTCGAAGCTCGCCGCAGCAg GTCTTCAGGGCGCCCGCCCCCTTGGAGATGCTCGGGCTGAGCTTTCGGTGGGCATCTGGGCAGCGGCGGAAGGGGCGGTGCCTTCGGCTCTGGCAGGTGCGGGCCCGGCAGTCCCGGGGTGCGGCCAGGTGGTGCCTGCGCGCTCTCCAGAGGCG CGTCCTGCTCGGCTGGAGCCGCTGGGCCTCAGCCCAAGGGGCCCAGAGAGAGCTGGCCGTCGGCTGGGCCCGGGGCCGGTGCGGCCGGGCTGCGCTGTGCTGGTGGCGGCAGCGGCTGGCGCAGCGGCTGGAGGTGGAGCAGCGGGTCCGGGCTCGGGGTCGCGCGCTGGCTCGAGGCGCCCTGCAGCGCTGGCGCACCTGCTGGCAGA GGCAGCAGTTCCTGCATGGAAAGTACCAGAGGTGGGTGCAGGTCCACCGCCAGAGCTTGAGGAGGTCGATGTTCCAGCGCTGGCGGCGGGCAGCAGCTCGTCGGAGACGCCCAGGGGCCCCGCCGGAGCAGCTTCTACTGCACAG CCACTCCCCGGCCTGGTGTgcagtcatgagagacacaggggcaCTCCCAACCACAGGAGCCTTTCGGGGTGGCCCGGGAGAGGCCCGCGGGGCGGCGTGGGCCGTGTGGCAGGGTGCCCGAGCAGCCGAAGCCTGGGCACGGGAGCGGCGTGTGGCCCGGGCCTCCGTGGGCCGCTGGAGGAAGCGCGTGCAGGAGCGCTGGGCAGACAGACAGCTCTGGAGGGCCCAGGCCCAGCAGGCCTTTGCGGCGTGGCGCACGGCTCTGGGCCAGCGCTGCAGGGTCCGCCAGCTGGCAGAAGAGAGAGccaccctgtgccaggcaccgcACACACGGGAGTCCCGCCTGCACCGGGGCAGCCGAGCCCAGGCCGCCCGGAAGCTGAGCGCCAG